DNA from Mugil cephalus isolate CIBA_MC_2020 chromosome 5, CIBA_Mcephalus_1.1, whole genome shotgun sequence:
AATATAAACACTTTCTGCAAGACTACACAGAATTAGCTACAGTGCATTTCATGCTTTAGCCCCTTCAGATCCACTGTTTTTTGTAATGGacacaaaacagtttaatcAGGTGATATTTACCCTTCATTTTAGTCTTAAGGTCCTTTTGACGACTATGTGCACCAAAAACAGTCTTTAGGAAGATTCCTTATTGAATTACACATGTGAATTGATCTTAAATAATTTCCTCACCCCACGTCACAGTCCATGTTCAGTGTAGTACAAAGGACAAGTATTTCCCCAGGATCTTTGCAATCTCAGCATCCATCCTGTATCCAATCAGCTGTTGGCTGCAGCTGGGTCCTCCTCATGGTCCACTGTTTGTCTTgaatacatctttttttttagtcccaGGGTTGCAACATGGCCAGATGTTCTTGtgatgatcagctgatcattaTTGTTGgtttacaaacaaaaacatgtcatcTCCATTTCAATGGACACAGGTTCTTAAGGGGTCAGAGTATGGCATTCTTTACTTATGCAAATTAGTAGTAAATCAGTAAAGCAATAAATGACCAACTGGCATGCAGATTTGCAAACATGCATTCacatatatttttgttgaaaCAGCATATGTTGTATATCACTTCTTTATAAATGAATGCACACCATGAACCTTCAGTCAGTAGACCTGGGCCGCAGACTGCGCTCATTTTATACAGCAAAATGTCCTTTAAATCAGGGAAATGATAAGTGGAGTATAAACGTAGAGAGTAGCGGAGAGACatcaacagagagagaaagagagatgttAATTTTAGACGGATGAGAAAACTTGTAACGTGTTATGTTTCTCTTATCACTAGGATTAAATTAAGAAGTGCCATTTGTTGTTTCGTtgccttttgtttatttttcacatgtATTGAGGCTGaacactgtttttttaatataaataaatggctCTATAAAGAAGTGATCTTGATTATATTCTGTTGCATACCGCAAGTgcgttcctttttcttttgtaccAGGTGAGTCATCTCAAAGGACAAATACGTGTACGTGTGCTGGTGTCTTTTCTGAACCGTGGACGGAGTGAGCCCTCCCAGTCATAGTTGATCTGTGCGCGGCTCTCATGCCTGCCGTGGTGTCTGACTCCGCGAGGATGGACGCTGTGTCGTTGGGGTGAGTTGGCTCAGCTGTAGGGATTATTTTGCCGAGCTGTAATCCATGCTGCTTCTGCATGTGCAGGATAACATTTTAGCCCGTCTGGTCCACTGGATGTAAATCCAACACGGGCACACCGAGAGCTCCGACTAGCCCCCTTCGCTCTGGTAGCTTAGCATCATCCCCGGCCGCTCGGCTGATGCACTCGCCAACCAAACATGTAGGGAAACATGTCGGGCAACATGTCATCGTGTCGTTGCTTCCACACAGTGTGCTTAGTGTGCGCCGGGCTTTGCTCGTCTTTAAATTGATACTTTCTGCGCCTTGGGAAGAGATTTGTGGCAGTTAGCAACGAAGTTACGCTGTTAGCaatgctagcagctagcaagCGACTGCCAACTTGACACAACaaacccaaaacacacactttttatggattaaaatattctaattttccTACACAAATGAGCGACCTTTCGATAAAATTAACGTGCAAGAACAAGAGTTCCTTCTTCTAAACCTGGTTAGACCTTTGTGCTGTTGCGCCTTTAATTAACACAGTAATCctatgtttttgttaagtgcTGCATCATTATTTCTTCAAGCTGCATCGTGGGAAAAATCCCCAAGTTAAGATAATAAGATACAGCACAAggatacagtacagtacatgcaCGGTGGAGACAGGcttgcaaacaaacagaataaaacacgGAGGCAGTGTCCCTTTATCTGTTGGTTAAACGCAGGGTTTAAAGATTACTTGACAAAACTtaggaaaaaagtcaaatcaaGGTTTGTATTGGCATGATGAGAAGTCTGCACAGTGGCATTGATCTACTCTAAACCTGTCTGAAAGAGTGAGGCTGTGTTTTATGTCCTATGTGTCCATCCACTATTGTTGGTGGATAACACACCACAAAATACAAtgagcaggcataacattaagaccaccttgctaatattgtgtaggtctcccttgtgcctctaaaacagttgtgactcatcaaaaaatggacatgagtcttctgagggtgtcctctggtgtctggaaacaggatattgttagtgggggtctttgggtcctatgggttgaggggaggggtctctgtggatcatctaacagatacttgatcagtttgggatctggtgaatttggaggtctttgtgtttcctgagttgttgttaaagtgtttttgtgtgtgtgtgcgtgtgtgtgtcaggctgcatcctgctaggaGTGttatttctatggggtgggggtgtctggtctggtctaggtggatggtacgtGTCTAAGGAGCATCTacgtgaatgaatgccaggtccaaaagtttcccatcagaacactgaaataaatgacacaatgtcatttatttttcccgacagtggttttaatgttgtggctgatatatGCAGTATCACagtagccataacattatgacctaataatTACTGGTCCAGTCAATAACATTGATAACAAATTATCATGATTCCTGTCAGTAGGGTGTATATGTTGGGCAGTAAGGGAACATTGTGGCCTTAAAGTTTGCGTTAAAAGCTGAACAAATTGACCACTAACTTGGACTCACTTGCGATGTCTAGAAGACTGGGTTGGAGCGCCTCCGAAATAACAGCTCTTGTGAAGCGTTGCTTGTCTGTAGTGGTGCTCATAGGTGGTCAGTactcgtgaaaaaaaaaattgcccgAGGAAGGAAAAGGGGTGAACCAGCGGCAGAGTGAAGGCTCGTTgatgcatgtctgtgtttgggTTGCAATAATGTTAAGGTGGTGATATTTATAAACCTCCACATAAATACCAGGACCCAGGTTTcagaatgggaaaaaaaaaacaaacaaaaaaaacattgtaatgAAATTCTCAATTATATTCTCTTTactggttggtggttttaacgttgtggctgattagtgtatgtaGAAAATGTGTAGTCTATTAATACACctcaacaaaataataaattgctGCCATTTTAGCTGGGAAATGTTAAAAGAAACGCTGCCATATAATTATGACTATATTAAAACATATTCTTTATTCTGAGAgaaaaaatgggggaaaaagtGTCCGATGTTCTGCTTTGGCAGCCGATTCTGCAGACAAATCAATACAGGTTGCTAAATGTCTATTTTTGAAGATTTGTTTAATGTTTGCACTGGCTCACACTTAACCTTTGTcctgtttatatttttggtttattctgggtccatgaatgaatgaaagtctCCTATTGGAGTCAGTGGTGTTTCAGGACAACAAGAGCAGATTACCTGGAAGAAGTGAGCATTATTAAAGGAGGATGGTTCATCATACGAGTGTTCACAAGTAACTGCCAGACACTGAACCACGCTAAGAAACAGCCCATTGTAACTTATACATAAAGATCAATACTTTTGATTCGCTGAATTTTTCCATCCTACTTTAAAAGTCCGTCAGATGAAGCGTGAAGCAGTCCGTCTAACTGCCTGGTCACCATCTATCTCCACTGACCCAGACACTGCCTCTCATGTCTCACCAGTCTGGTGGCCACACCGGCCCCGCCGCGTCCAAACTGTGCCACCGATTCAGAGGAAGACTCGGTGAATGCGGGCATGCACACCTTCAACCAGACGCACATGAGGAAGGCCTTCCAGCTGATGAATGAGCTCAGGAGGTATGTTGCTGTCGCTGTTGTTTGCCCCTACTGAAAGAAATCAAGCATGAAAGTCAGAAATAATGTGCTGACATCCTTGGTTCACCTGACTAGACTGAAAGTGTCAGTGCAGCAGCTACTTCCACCTGAAATGGAGCAGTCGAATGCTTAAACGGTAGCGTTtgtcataaaaacactgaacgAAATTCAGAAACAGCTACCGGTAGTCCACTTTACTGGCTCAGCGTTAAAGACGTGATGTTTGTCAGCTCATTTTGATACATCCACAATTAAAACCTTTGGGCTAAATATCTCTCAGTTCATTGGTGTCTCTGCCCTCCAGACATATGTGGACAGACGTGAAAGAAAATCCTTTATTTCTCTACAAAAAATGTTGACTTAAAATTTCATCCACTTCTTCAGTCCAGCGTCTATACTTTGTTTAGAACAAACAGAATAGTATGTATTACACAAgcaaacgcaaacacacaaacaagttgGTTCAGTTTCACAAGAGATCACAAGACAGTGTTGCGTTTCCACCTCAGTCACATCGCTGAATACAGACACAATCATTATCTGTGGTTGTTGCTTGAAGGCAAACTGGATTTTTAGGGAAACTGCAACAAGTCAGATGCTCTAATGTACTGAGGCTTTCTTTAATGACTGTAGtaatgtctgtatttttttgtgttgtttcacaAAATCACCAGATTACACTCACCAGTTAAACAGTTAAGCAGTCATACTTGTAATATAATTGCACTAAATCTTCACTTCTCGTTTTCAggatttgtttcaaataactgagagagatgttgattcaactgtgtttccatttttgaGTGTGTGGATTGTAGTACTTTTGAATTGTATTGTTGCACTGAATACATTTCATCTTTTTGACAACCTCCTCTTATTCAGTGGGCTACGTTAAattacagaaacacttttgtgctTGATTCAATCCACAGTACAACAAAATGATTACACCactgaatcaccacctttcccACCaggtttcaacataaactgaacattagaataatcatgaaggaggatttcgTGCAAGGCCGTTATATTAAATGCATTTGTTATCTTACGCACCGAATAAACTGGCACATGAGTGtacgctaccagtcaaaagttttagaacgcTCCAatatctgtttctttttttaatgaaataataacagtTTAATGTCTGAATGTTTGAAGTTAGAACAAAAGTCATTGAGTCAATAATTCCATGAATattttctaaacttttgactcatcaaagtaaccatctttggttgatttaaCATGTTAGCACACTTGACGttatttctttctaaaatgaaaatcaaatatttgtccgagagttcttcccaattttgttgccGAAGTTCCTGGAACTGTGTGGCACTTgatttgctttcactcttctgtccagttcatcacaaaccagctccatggggttaaagtgtAGAGACTGGggcatggtccactccatgttttcttcaTCCTGAGGTGGTTCTGGtgtagcttggactaaagttttggctcattatcttgctgtaggatgaagctctgaccaactataccagaggagactgtgtgctgttctaaaacttctGGCTGATAGTGTATGTCGACCATGATTCCattataaaagcaataaaaaggggaaaacatcGAAGGGTGTACTTACCTTTTATAGAAGTCTGCACGTTTTCTGGCAACCATATTATACCAGCGTGTTTTCCAACATACACATGTTTCCTGGCTCTGGTATGCATATTCAATTTCAATATTTATTCAAAACATTTGTATAAAAGATCTTAATAAAGGCCTGCTGGGAATGCACCTTTATGATATAACATTCCACCATTTAGCAGATCCTTGGATCCAGGTGGACACATCATATAATATTATCTATGTCTGTCTTCAGTAAAAAGATGCTGTGTGACGTCCAGCTGGTGGCAGGGAGTGTGGAAGTGCCAGCTCACAGGGTGGTCTTAGCATCCTGTAGCCCTTACTTCTGTGCCATGTTTACAGGTAAAGAAGAAAAACCACACAGTCTATCTGGCATCGTCTGATATATGGCTGATAAATGGCTGTTGATATATGCTGAgctgtgtctttttccttttcggTGCAGGTGATATGAGCGAGAGCAAAGCTCAGCAGGTGGAGATCAGGGACGTGGACGGGCAGACTTTGAGAAAACTGGTCGACTACATTTACACCGCTGAGATAGAGGTCACAGAAGACAATGTCCAGGTGAGTGTGAGCTGTGAGACGTTTTTACATTGgttttacatttgaaaacagTAGCTCGCTTCATTTAtttagacttggacagactttaatgacccatgagggaaattactttgtcgcCGTAGCTTGCTGCAGTAAACActctttaaaaaacacaagaaagatgaaataaaataaagttagattaaaataaaataaaaatgaacagtgtaatcaaaaacaattacagaattaacagcagcatggatcgtgtcgcttggtgtttccttgtccactgagggaggAATGTAAACTCCAACACCCAGGAGCATGAGCGGCCGTAGAGtcctgaagccgggcacagacgtactgtggtccgCATGAacccaggtctccaaagcacttctcatgacacagtccctctgggtcccatcaagccaAACacctcacgttccccatgaATACAGACGGGCCCGCCGACCTGAACCTCTGTCTCCACATCCCCAGCACTACTACTTCTTAAGTTCATCCGGAATCACAGGCCTCACCTCGGGCAGCTCAGAGGACACGGACAGTgctagcagctgatctctggatACACAAATGAATACACCAACAGTCGCTCTGCAGAATACCACAGCCAACACAAAAagtccagagaaaaaaaacaaaaaaacaactaataataatatgtgttaaaaacagacctgctgctgctgctccgagCAAAAATATCACAGCATTAGTCAGAAGTTCCTTGTTGTCGAAAAGGAAACTTGTAACGGCTAACCtgacctttttctttgtgtggacctttgttttcatttcagcaaCAAAGTATGAGTCAGAGTAACAGCATAACAATCTCCTATCAAAATCTACAAGTGaaccagcttttatttttaattgcaaaaaatctatttttttcccaaaaaggTAAAAAGCTCTTAGTTggtcaatttttattttatagatgtCATTGTTTGTCATGAGATAAGATGTAATATAGTTTATTGTCCCAGAAGGGAAGACAGGTCTGGGAAAGTGCTGCCCACAACTACTGTACATACTATCTAAGGAAAGTTTCTCTTTTAAGTGTGATGACTTTAAGTCTTTCTCTTTCAATTCAGAAAGGCCAAAATGAACCTGCTTAAGGACCAGATGTTTACCACTAAGGATGTAAGAGCTGGTAATGGTGTGGTTTGTGAGCGAATGTAGAGGTCTGGTGTTAAGTTTGGGTTGCTGCATGGCTCCGCTCATGGCTCAGCTTGGTCCAGCTGCAGGCAGGATACTTCCTCTGATTATTAGTGCAGGAAGCGTCCATGGAGAGAGGCAGGAAATCCTCCCTCTGTTAGCAGCGTGCCTGCCTGATTGGCTCTCTTGTGAattgtaatgtgtgtgtgtgttttgaccaGTGGCTAATTCTCAGTAAAAGCcctttatttactttcttttttcccccgaACTGAGTGTTTTCCCTCTACAGTAAATGTCGCTTGTCCTGTAAGTATGTCATAGCTGCTTTCTGTAAGAAGTCACAAGGCTTCAGAGTAGCTGTAAACAAGGAACAGATGCAGTACTCACTCAGAGGActcgcagacagacagaggtgtAGAGGCAGACACTTACTGTCTGGTGTTACTGGAACTCCACTTCCTGAATTAAATTTTCTGTTCTCACCCGTATTTTCAACAACACGCTCCATCGACATCAGTGTAACAACTGCACAGTAGTGGCAAAGTGAAATATAACATTCAGAGATTGCCGTTTCCACATTTAAGACATTTGAGGTTTACCCCTGAATTACAGTTGCTAATCTTGCACAGTATCTAGATATCTAGTGCCAGTGTTTCTCAGCTGTAGGAGGCAAACTAAGTAAAATGTGACATGCTCTATTCATGTCTCCTCAGGTCTGTTAGTCTAAAGTTGTCAGTGCCCTGTTAAGAACCTGATAAGTTGAGGTTGAAGGAAATGCAGCAGTAGCTGTCTGTGCACACTGCAAAGCTAAATgcaaggttttgtttttgtataaaaccacttatttttcttgtagAAGTTTATTCATGCGTTAGGAATAATTATGTCTATAAACTGTTAGTAATTGTGAAAGGCGTATCCAGAGTCCATGCTGGTACATTCAGAGAGTTTGCCAAAATGACATCAGCAAATTTGGTGAAACCATCTAACGTCTggccttttttatttaaaatggaaCCGAAACAAAGAATTAGATATAAAACAGTTGCCAATGAATTTCCCGACGATCTACCAATCAGTCAGTTAATTAATCGTTCTATATTGGATAACAAGTGAGTGGCTGCAGAGCTTTATGGTTGCTGCACTAATCTGTAGACAATAGCTTAGGTAAAGCTCTTCaactgacaaaacaaataacacCAAAGGAGATGAGAACCTGTTTGCACAGATATTTGCAGGTACCATAGATGGTTCTAATCTTTTGGCTGTGGGTGGAACAAAACTTGTTTACTTGTTTGAATTTCTAAAATGATGCAGAATGTAGATGCCCTTCtcagtttcttgttttgtttctttgtttccttcttcttaAAGGTTCTTCTTCCAGCAGCCAGCCTCCTCCAGCTGATGGATGTTCGTCAGGTTTGCTGTGAGTTCCTGCAGTCTCAGCTTCACCCCACAAACTGCCTGGGCATCAGGGCCTTTGCTGACCTGCATACATGCACACAGCTCCTCAACCAGGCCCACGCGTACGCTGGTGAGCCTTTTCTTTATGTACCAGCTAGTTTTGCTTTTCAAAAATGCTCAAACCTTTGGAAAGTTGCTGCACGTCCAGATGATGTGAGCATTAGATGCTGGCATGTTTTCAGAAGAAGCAGATTACATGAACTTTAACAGATATTGAGTGTATTTATATGTCACTGGAGATTATCAGATGAAAGTTAGTGTTTGGGGCTGTAACCctgcatgtttgtgtctctcagAGCAGCATTTCACTGAGGTGGTGCAGGGCGAGGAGTTTCTGGGCCTTTCTCTGCAGCAGGTGTGCAGCCTCATCTCCAGCGACAAACTCACCGTGTCCACCGAGGAGAAGGTCAGACAGCAGcgtggacacacacacttggaacattttaataaaagcagattttgtGTCTGTCCTCGTTGGTGAAAAGATGTAAGAGGAATAGATTCACTTGAagttttaattaacacaaaataacagGGTTATCGACTGAAGACACAGGACACATCTTACAAGTGGACACCAAAAAACCTAGTTGTCATGTGGATGATAAGCTGAACCTGACAGCAGACATGTTCCTGAGGATGGCAAGTCTGTCTGCAGTTAGACTGTCAACAGGAAGAGGCTgatgaagcagctgtgtgtcaTCCTGTTGTCAGAGCACAATGAGACATAGATGGAGCTGCACAGTGTCATACGTTACACCAAGTGTCAGCTGAATTATACACTACAATTCCTTTTTGAATTAGTAAAATATGctaccttttgtttttgtgagttgAATAAATGTTATGACTGAAGAATTGTTTTAGTTACCCGTACTGCCACTCTGGCAGGAAATGAAACCTAAATGAAGTCTTTTATTGCGTGACATAAATGTGGTGTAAGCCTTGCAAACCCACACCACACAGCTCCAAAATTAAAGGTGTAGCTCTGTATTCCACAGTGCACCTTCCCAAAAATGGAACTACACGTCGTGGTGGAGCAGAGGCACTGATTGAAAGGCATATGTACTTCTTCCACGtcctttctcttcctcactCTTTTCTCATACGTCTTAGTTTCAGTAAACGTAACTCTTGTTTGAGATTTATTGGTTTTTACACCAGAGATGCAGAAAAGTCTCTACAGACTACAGTATGTATGTCCAGCTTTATTAGCAGTGAGACTCTGAGGATGTTTACTATCTTTTGTATCTTGTACCTGATGCTAGTGTAGGGTGTTCCAGTTTTTGTGTCAATGCAAATCAGTACCTTCAAGTTCAGAAAGTGTTTAGGTGGATGCTGAGTAATGTTCCTCTTTCCTTCAACTACCGTCGCCGTTGTTGTGCACAGCAGGAGTGACCCTGAATAGTGGAGCAGCTCCACAGACCATCAGTGTGTGCAAAACAAATCACTGAACATGGAACAAAAGATTACAGACAGGCTGCACCGGTCGCCACTTCTGTTATGTTGATTGCTTCTTGGAGCAGTTGATGGTGGTATTTCACTCTGAACAGGGGCTTGAGCATTACTGTTCTCACAAGAGTCACATTTTTATGAGGCATGTCCTGTCACATACGCCACTTACCCTGCTTTGTTTCAGATTAAGTGCTCATCAGATTATCAGTGTGTCTGAAAAGCCACTCCACCCAAACATCGCAGCTGTGGACCCCATGTGGTCAGGTATCGAGATATGGCCTATGTGAACACAGTTTCGGCCTATGGTGATCCATTAACTGATCCAGACATATTCCCATTTTTGTGCAGTAGGACAGAGAATATGATGAGGCCATGTTAAagacgtctctctctctctgtctttatctcGTCATCTCTCCTCCACGTTGTTGTCTGACCCtcttcctcatctctctcccaGGTGTTTGAGGCAATGATCGCTTGGATCAAACACGATAAGCCGGCTCGTTTGGAGAACATGCCCAAACTAATGGAGCATGTCAGACTTCCACTACTCTCCAGAGATTACCTGGTACAGGTAAAGGACATTTGGTCGTGCTCTcgtttcacttcatttttaaccctttttccCACTTTGCTTGTTGCTTTATTGATGATCACATGGAATCCAACTGATGTGAAAACCATCAGGGAACAATAAGGGCTTCAACATTTCTCCCAAGGCTTGTCTAGAgtttaggaaaaaaacacaaatgcctTCCTCCTACAGTCACACATGGAATTcaccaaaatgttttggtccttttctgtattttcaaaGTATGTTGGAAAGGAATTCAGCACTGGAGTCTGGGCTTAGTTCACCATAATGCTTGAAATTATACTAGTGTAGCTCTGAATTATTTGTGCACAACTTTGTTCTTCTATACACTGTAATTGCAAATATGCTCCTGTGCCCACTACCAGCAACTAACTGGgctttttttcccacttcaTCGATTTCTTTCATCGTAGAAACATGAAATGTGCGTTCTGTAATCAGGATGATTTCTCTAGAGAACACGGACTCGTCGGCCGTTTGTGCAGAAAATACTGTTTCTATGGAGCTTTTCAAAAGCACACATGTGTATAACAATAGACTGAGCAGGCAAGGTAACAGTGGAGTAGCAGCGTGAGAGGACAGCTTATCACACAGAGCAAAGACTCCTTGCATTTAAATCAAATTCAGCTAAAATGGAGACTACCAAAAAACTATGAcgagacctttttttttgtttgtttagtgaATTTAGGTTGACTGAAATGAGGTCTCTGTTTTTAGATTGTCGAGGAAGAAGCTTTGATAAAGAACAACAACACCTGCAAAGACTTTCTCATAGAAGCGATGAAGTATCACCTGCTGCCGGCTGACCAGCGGCACCTCATCAAGACTGACAGGACGCGCCCTCGAACCCCCATCAGCATCCCAAAGGTGCAGAGGAAGAACATGCCAATAACATGCACCCACTGATTCAAGATACGTGTCTGC
Protein-coding regions in this window:
- the klhl3 gene encoding kelch-like protein 3 isoform X1, whose amino-acid sequence is MPAVVSDSARMDAVSLGLVATPAPPRPNCATDSEEDSVNAGMHTFNQTHMRKAFQLMNELRSKKMLCDVQLVAGSVEVPAHRVVLASCSPYFCAMFTGDMSESKAQQVEIRDVDGQTLRKLVDYIYTAEIEVTEDNVQVLLPAASLLQLMDVRQVCCEFLQSQLHPTNCLGIRAFADLHTCTQLLNQAHAYAEQHFTEVVQGEEFLGLSLQQVCSLISSDKLTVSTEEKVFEAMIAWIKHDKPARLENMPKLMEHVRLPLLSRDYLVQIVEEEALIKNNNTCKDFLIEAMKYHLLPADQRHLIKTDRTRPRTPISIPKVMIVVGGQAPKAIRSVECYDFQEDRWYQVADLPSRRCRAGVVSMAGRVYAVGGFNSSLRERTVDVYDGGRDQWSAAASMQERRSTLGAAVLGDLLYAVGGFNGSIGLSTVEAYNYKTNEWMYVAPMNTRRSSVGVGVVDGKLYAVGGYDGASRQCLSTVEEYDPVSDQWCYVADMSTRRSGAGVGVLSGQLYAAGGHDGPLVRKSVEVYDPQTNSWRLVCDMNMCRRNAGVCAINGLLYVIGGDDGSCNLSSVEFYNPATDKWSLIPTNMSNGRSYAGVAVIDKPL